In a genomic window of Quercus lobata isolate SW786 chromosome 4, ValleyOak3.0 Primary Assembly, whole genome shotgun sequence:
- the LOC115985742 gene encoding uncharacterized protein LOC115985742, which produces MESSTNPNPTALALQIQSLSATVEELTRQNQEMKQRLLQESNRVDRGDNEDSNRRQTSTPEEVSLDLLREMRKEMDELRNAIKGKTDQSLERIVRKTDSPFTMAVQECPVPSKFRLPQLEPFDGLKDPLDHLNTFRTTLGLQQPPDEILCRSFPTTLKGAARKWFNKLPTSSIDNFEQLSSSFVRCFVGGQRPKRTTDHLLTIRQGEKGPLRSYMARFTRGMLEINEADDKVHLTTFKAGLKSRDFVASLAKNPPKTMAEALLKAQKYMNTKEALVAIDKVEKSKEKKKEKEDDRRGLKRDRADRRNDDGNRRREDKNPRPSKFTLLMMPVDQILTEIRDEPSLKWPRPLHSAPGLRDKRKYCRFHKDHEHYTEDCRDLKEQIEELVRNGKLQQCIKRGDSGRYRQKSQQVNAKRDENRPQPPP; this is translated from the coding sequence ATGGAATCCAGTACAAACCCAAATCCTACTGCGTTGGCCCTACAAATCCAGTCGCTATCAGCAACTGTGGAAGAACTCACCAGACAGAACCAAGAGATGAAGCAACGGCTGCTACAGGAAAGTAATCGTGTAGACAGGGGGGACAACGAAGACAGCAACAGAAGGCAAACCAGCACTCCAGAAGAAGTGAGCTTGGATCTCTTAAGAGagatgaggaaagagatggacgaactgAGGAACGCCATCAAAGGAAAAACGGACCAAAGCTTGGAGAGAATCGTCCGGAAGACGGATTCGCCTTTTACCATGGCCGTCCAGGAGTGCCCAGTACCATCCAAATTCCGTCTACCCCAGCTAGAACCTTTCGACGGGCTGAAAGATCCCTTGGATCACCTGAATACCTTTAGGACGACCCTAGGCCTTCAACAGCCACCCGATGAGATTTTGTGTCGCTCCTTTCCTACAACCCTCAAAGGAGCAGCCAGGAAGTGGTTCAACAAGTTGCCAACATCGTCCATTGATAACTTCGAGCAGTTAAGTAGTTCCTTTGTTCGTTGCTTTGTAGGCGGGCAGCGTCCAAAAAGAACTACCGACCACCTGCTTACCATCAGACAAGGAGAGAAGggaccattgaggtcttatatggcACGTTTCACCCGAGGAATGCTGGAAATAAATGAGGCAGATGACAAGGTGCATCTCACGACCTTCAAAGCGGGGTTGAAGTCCAGAGATTTTGTGGCATCTTTGGCAAAGAATCCCCCTAAGACAATGGCCGAGGCATTGCTGAAAGCTCAAAAGTACATGAACACGAAAGAAGCCCTAGTAGCCATTGACAAAGTAGAGAAGagcaaggaaaagaagaaggaaaaggaggaCGATCGACGAGGGCTAAAAAGGGATCGGGCTGACCGACGGAATGATGATGGAAATAGGAGGAGGGAGGACAAGAACCCTCGTCCATCAAAATTCACACTGCTGATGATGCCCGTTGACCAGATTCTAACAGAAATACGGGATGAACCGTCTCTTAAGTGGCCAAGACCACTCCACTCAGCGCCTGGTTTGCGCGACAAGAGGAAATACTGCCGCTTCCACAAAGATCATGAGCATTACACGGAGGATTGCAGGGACCTCAAAGAACAGATTGAAGAGCTCGTCCGTAATGGGAAGCTACAACAGTGTATAAAAAGGGGAGATTCCGGCAGGTATAGACAGAAAAGCCAACAAGTTAATGCAAAGAGAGACGAAAACCGCCCCCAACCTCCTCCATAA